The proteins below come from a single Mucilaginibacter mali genomic window:
- the ahcY gene encoding adenosylhomocysteinase: MSSVETAYTKYWVKDFSLADWGRKEIELAEAEMPGLMALRAEYGPSQPLAGARIAGCLHMTIQTAVLIETLVALGAEVTWSSCNIFSTQDHAAAAIAAAGISVYAKKGMNAEEFDWCIEQTLFFGEDRKPLNMILDDGGDLTNMVFDKYPELIAGVKGLSEETTTGVHRLYERMKNGTLPIPAININDSVTKSKFDNKYGCRESLVDAIRRATDVMMAGKVGVVCGYGDVGKGSADSLRNAGVRVIVTEIDPICALQAAMEGYEVKKLSTAIAEADIVVTATGNKNIVREEHFRGLKDKAIVCNIGHFDNEIDMAWLNGAYGNTKVEIKPQVDKYTIDGKDVIVLAEGRLVNLGCATGHPSFVMSNSFTNQTLAQLELWLHTDKYENKVYVLPKHLDEKVARLHLAKIGVELEVLDQDQADYIGVTVDGPFKADYYRY; this comes from the coding sequence ATGTCATCAGTAGAAACCGCTTACACTAAATATTGGGTAAAAGACTTTTCGCTGGCCGATTGGGGCCGCAAGGAAATTGAACTGGCCGAAGCAGAAATGCCGGGCTTAATGGCATTGCGTGCCGAGTATGGCCCATCGCAGCCACTCGCTGGTGCCCGTATAGCAGGCTGCCTGCACATGACCATCCAAACCGCCGTTTTAATTGAAACGCTGGTAGCACTAGGGGCCGAGGTTACCTGGTCATCTTGCAATATCTTCTCAACTCAGGATCATGCCGCTGCCGCTATTGCTGCTGCCGGTATATCTGTTTATGCTAAAAAAGGCATGAATGCCGAAGAGTTTGACTGGTGCATCGAACAAACCCTGTTCTTTGGCGAAGACCGCAAACCATTGAACATGATCCTTGACGATGGCGGCGACCTGACCAACATGGTATTTGATAAATACCCTGAGCTGATAGCCGGCGTTAAAGGTTTATCGGAAGAAACCACTACCGGTGTACACCGTTTATACGAGCGCATGAAGAACGGCACCCTGCCAATCCCTGCTATCAACATTAACGATTCGGTTACCAAATCTAAATTCGATAACAAATACGGCTGCCGCGAATCGCTGGTTGATGCTATCCGCCGCGCTACCGACGTAATGATGGCCGGTAAAGTTGGCGTTGTTTGCGGTTATGGCGACGTAGGTAAAGGTTCGGCCGATTCGCTGCGTAATGCCGGCGTTCGGGTGATCGTTACCGAGATCGACCCGATCTGCGCACTGCAGGCCGCTATGGAGGGTTACGAAGTGAAAAAACTAAGTACCGCCATTGCCGAAGCTGATATCGTTGTTACCGCTACCGGCAACAAGAACATCGTTCGCGAAGAGCATTTCCGTGGTTTAAAGGATAAAGCTATTGTTTGTAACATCGGTCACTTTGATAATGAAATTGACATGGCCTGGTTAAACGGCGCTTATGGCAATACCAAAGTTGAAATTAAACCACAGGTTGATAAATACACCATCGACGGTAAAGACGTGATCGTACTGGCTGAAGGCCGTTTGGTGAACCTGGGTTGCGCTACCGGCCACCCAAGCTTTGTAATGAGCAACTCGTTCACTAACCAAACCCTGGCCCAGTTAGAGCTTTGGTTACACACCGATAAATACGAGAATAAAGTTTACGTATTACCAAAACACCTTGACGAAAAAGTTGCCCGCCTGCACTTAGCCAAAATTGGCGTAGAGCTGGAAGTGCTTGACCAGGACCAGGCCGATTACATTGGCGTAACGGTTGACGGTCCGTTCAAGGCTGATTACTACCGCTATTAA
- a CDS encoding proline iminopeptidase-family hydrolase, giving the protein MIKKPLLIAVLLLAATCFYTCKGPEGQQASSGISLADYFKDTSAGRRTGGVQIVQINTPKGKFNIWTKRIGNNPKIKLLLLNGGPGATHEYFECMESFLPAGGIELIYYDQLGCGNSDNPKDTAMWSLPRYVEEVEQVRQALKLDSTNFYLLGHSWGGLLAMEYALKYQQHLKGLIISNMMASAPDYGKYAEDVLAKQMDPKILARIRGIEAKGNFSDPEYMNLLMPNFYDKHFCRLPFPDPVNRAMSKLNESLYITMQGPSEFGVSGKLVKWDRKADLPKITVPALSIGAKDDTMDPKHMEWMATQFKNGSYLYCPNGTHMAMYDDQQVYMTGLIKFIKGVDAGEKKVKL; this is encoded by the coding sequence ATGATCAAAAAACCTTTACTAATTGCGGTGCTGCTGTTAGCGGCTACTTGTTTTTATACCTGCAAAGGCCCCGAAGGGCAACAGGCATCTTCGGGCATATCCTTAGCCGATTATTTTAAAGATACCTCAGCGGGCAGACGTACCGGCGGGGTGCAGATCGTGCAGATCAATACACCTAAAGGGAAGTTCAACATCTGGACCAAACGTATCGGCAATAACCCTAAAATAAAACTGCTGTTACTGAACGGTGGCCCCGGCGCCACGCACGAGTACTTTGAGTGCATGGAAAGCTTCCTGCCGGCCGGGGGTATCGAATTAATTTATTACGATCAGTTGGGCTGCGGTAATTCGGATAACCCTAAGGATACCGCTATGTGGAGCTTGCCACGCTATGTGGAAGAGGTGGAGCAGGTGCGCCAGGCGCTAAAGCTGGATAGTACTAACTTTTACCTGCTCGGGCACTCATGGGGTGGCCTGCTGGCGATGGAATACGCGCTTAAATATCAGCAGCATCTGAAAGGCCTCATCATATCGAACATGATGGCCAGCGCGCCCGATTATGGTAAATATGCCGAAGATGTTTTAGCGAAGCAGATGGATCCAAAGATATTAGCCCGCATCCGTGGTATCGAAGCTAAGGGCAATTTCAGCGACCCTGAATATATGAACCTGCTGATGCCTAATTTTTACGATAAACACTTCTGCCGCTTACCATTCCCCGATCCGGTGAACCGTGCTATGAGCAAACTCAACGAATCGTTATACATTACCATGCAGGGGCCAAGTGAGTTTGGCGTATCAGGCAAACTGGTAAAATGGGACCGCAAAGCCGATCTGCCAAAAATAACCGTGCCTGCATTAAGCATCGGCGCGAAAGACGATACCATGGACCCCAAGCACATGGAGTGGATGGCCACGCAATTTAAAAACGGCAGCTACCTGTATTGCCCCAACGGCACCCACATGGCCATGTACGATGACCAACAGGTTTATATGACAGGGCTGATCAAATTTATTAAAGGGGTAGACGCGGGAGAGAAGAAGGTGAAGCTGTAG
- a CDS encoding DUF3738 domain-containing protein, producing the protein MFNNENFSESSIEKSIVEHCRSLSSLNIGLITLYKSAYDIVSSKQIVYEGDAKKYDNFKDKNVSYCFDLLVKPEQKDSLYIIMQQKLQQSLPVKARIEMRDTDVYVLKLKEDGKITLPSSKLTALTYGFSGTGFEGQGATLADFANVYLSNEFPLPVLDETGLTGRHDIKTNVEMRTKEGILKSIDDIGFKVEKTRRKVRIMVLYTESGPKI; encoded by the coding sequence TTGTTCAATAACGAAAATTTCAGCGAATCTTCCATAGAGAAAAGCATTGTGGAGCACTGCCGGTCATTAAGTTCACTTAACATCGGCCTGATCACGCTGTATAAATCGGCTTACGATATTGTATCATCAAAGCAAATTGTTTACGAGGGCGATGCCAAAAAGTACGATAACTTTAAGGATAAAAACGTATCCTATTGCTTCGACCTGCTGGTGAAGCCTGAACAAAAGGACAGCCTGTACATCATTATGCAGCAAAAGCTACAGCAATCGCTACCGGTAAAAGCCCGCATTGAGATGCGCGATACCGATGTATATGTGTTAAAGCTAAAAGAAGATGGCAAGATTACGCTCCCTTCATCAAAACTTACTGCACTAACTTATGGCTTCAGCGGCACCGGCTTCGAAGGGCAGGGCGCTACCCTGGCCGACTTTGCAAACGTTTACCTGAGTAACGAATTTCCGCTGCCCGTGCTTGATGAAACCGGACTGACCGGCAGGCACGATATTAAAACCAATGTGGAGATGCGCACTAAGGAAGGTATCCTGAAATCTATAGATGATATTGGGTTTAAAGTGGAGAAGACGCGGCGTAAGGTGCGGATTATGGTATTGTATACGGAAAGTGGGCCGAAGATATAA
- a CDS encoding DUF3078 domain-containing protein, whose translation MLKTVSGLFLVVCLCIVAPAFAQKTDSLKRADSLKIDTAQLNNYRINPRRNAIPIRVRPMIIREEKVPVSLMDYKVNYWRKWITFGINLNQSAFSSNWAAGGVSSLAIGTNFDYKTEYSKAPFDYTGELIALYGRVTNKGQIARKTNDRLFFDNKVATQLSKSWFFFGSLTFESQFDKGYQYPANGNPILISSLMSPGYVTESVGLEYKPNKAFDLRIGTGTARQTFVLDTTIYHAISSNYGVKPGNTFKNELAFQVVATYAKDIMPNLNLSARYAGFIPYGRGLINIDHRLDAILIAKVNRLINVNITATALFDNDTSTKPQGTEGLALGIIYKFP comes from the coding sequence ATGTTAAAAACAGTATCCGGGTTATTTCTTGTTGTCTGCTTATGTATTGTAGCACCTGCTTTCGCCCAAAAAACGGACAGCCTTAAACGGGCCGACAGCCTGAAAATTGATACCGCCCAGCTTAATAATTATCGTATTAATCCACGCCGTAATGCCATCCCCATACGGGTAAGGCCCATGATCATTCGCGAGGAGAAGGTGCCCGTATCGCTGATGGATTACAAGGTAAACTACTGGCGCAAATGGATCACTTTTGGCATCAACCTTAACCAATCGGCCTTTAGCAGCAACTGGGCGGCCGGTGGTGTAAGCTCGCTGGCCATAGGCACCAATTTTGATTACAAAACCGAATACAGCAAAGCCCCCTTTGATTATACCGGTGAATTGATAGCCCTTTATGGACGTGTAACCAACAAAGGGCAGATAGCACGTAAAACCAACGACCGCCTTTTCTTTGATAACAAGGTGGCCACGCAATTGTCTAAAAGCTGGTTCTTCTTCGGCTCGTTAACCTTCGAATCGCAATTTGACAAGGGTTACCAATATCCTGCAAACGGTAACCCGATACTGATATCAAGCCTGATGTCGCCTGGTTATGTTACCGAATCGGTGGGTTTGGAGTATAAGCCCAATAAAGCTTTCGACTTGCGTATAGGTACTGGTACCGCCCGCCAAACATTTGTGCTGGATACTACTATTTACCACGCCATATCATCAAACTACGGTGTTAAGCCCGGAAACACTTTTAAAAACGAGCTGGCGTTTCAGGTGGTAGCAACCTATGCTAAGGATATTATGCCTAACCTTAACCTAAGCGCCCGTTACGCAGGTTTTATCCCCTACGGCCGTGGACTGATCAACATCGACCACCGTTTGGATGCCATACTGATAGCCAAGGTGAACCGCCTGATCAATGTGAATATCACCGCCACAGCCTTGTTTGATAACGATACATCAACCAAACCCCAGGGCACCGAGGGTTTGGCGTTGGGTATTATTTATAAGTTCCCGTGA
- the rnc gene encoding ribonuclease III — MPVFGFYKLYLSSDRKYVKKLKNLLGFIPGNLSLYRMAFRHKSIATNVKKGVKNSNERLEFLGDAVLGSVVAEVLFKLYPYKDEGFLTELRSKIVSRVNLNALARKMGFEQLIEYDNRMVSNTRQGSLLGDAFEALIGAVYLDKGYEFTKDFLINHIIKSHIDIHKLEQTETNFKSKLIEWCQRHGKDVSFDLVENQEGESNKLFSVHAIIDGEVMGLGKEFSKKNAEKLSAEKACEALGI, encoded by the coding sequence ATGCCAGTATTCGGGTTTTATAAGCTGTATCTTTCTTCCGACAGGAAATATGTTAAAAAATTAAAGAATTTGCTCGGTTTTATACCGGGCAATTTGTCTTTATACCGTATGGCATTCCGCCATAAATCAATTGCCACCAACGTAAAAAAAGGCGTAAAGAACAGCAATGAGCGCCTGGAGTTTTTGGGCGATGCCGTTCTGGGCAGCGTAGTGGCAGAGGTGCTGTTCAAGCTTTATCCTTATAAAGATGAAGGCTTCCTTACCGAACTACGCTCCAAAATTGTAAGCCGCGTTAACCTTAACGCGCTGGCCCGCAAAATGGGTTTCGAGCAATTGATAGAATATGATAACCGCATGGTGAGCAATACCCGCCAGGGTTCGCTGCTGGGCGATGCTTTTGAGGCTTTAATTGGCGCCGTATACCTGGATAAGGGCTACGAGTTTACAAAAGATTTTTTGATCAACCATATTATTAAATCGCACATTGATATCCACAAGCTGGAGCAAACCGAAACAAACTTTAAAAGTAAGCTGATTGAGTGGTGCCAGCGCCACGGCAAGGATGTAAGCTTTGATTTGGTAGAGAACCAGGAAGGCGAGAGCAATAAACTCTTCAGCGTACACGCCATTATCGATGGCGAGGTAATGGGCCTTGGTAAGGAGTTCAGTAAAAAGAACGCCGAAAAGCTATCGGCTGAAAAGGCTTGTGAAGCGTTGGGGATTTAG
- the fabF gene encoding beta-ketoacyl-ACP synthase II, with amino-acid sequence MEFKRVVVTGLGALTPIGNNVQDYWNGLINGVSGAALIKSFDTSKFKTQFACEVKGFDADAFLGRKDARKLDPFVQYALYSTEEAVNDAGLDFDKLDTSRIGVIWGSGIGGLKTFLDEVIAFAKGDGTPRFNPFFIPKMIADIAPGHISIKYGLRGPNFTTVSACASSNNSLIDAFNYIRLGKANMFISGGSEAIINEAGIGGFNAMHALSTRNDDPATASRPFDLDRDGFVAGEGAGTIILEELEHAKARGAKIYAEMMGGGMSADAYHMTAPHPEGLGAALVMKAALEDAGMTPADIDYVNVHGTSTPIGDPQEVKAIMDAYGEEIYRINVSSTKSMTGHLLGAAGAVEAIAAIMAVKHDIVPPTINHFTDDPAFDPRINFTFNKAQKRVVRAAQSNGFGFGGHNASVIFKKYED; translated from the coding sequence ATGGAGTTTAAAAGAGTTGTTGTAACCGGGCTTGGTGCTCTTACTCCTATTGGCAATAACGTTCAGGATTACTGGAACGGGTTGATCAATGGAGTAAGCGGCGCAGCTTTGATAAAAAGTTTCGATACGTCGAAGTTCAAAACGCAGTTCGCCTGCGAAGTGAAAGGCTTTGACGCGGACGCTTTCTTGGGCAGGAAGGATGCGCGTAAACTGGACCCATTCGTTCAGTACGCGCTATATTCTACCGAGGAAGCGGTAAATGATGCCGGCTTAGATTTTGATAAGCTGGACACCAGCCGCATAGGTGTGATATGGGGTTCGGGCATAGGCGGTTTAAAAACCTTTTTAGACGAAGTTATTGCTTTTGCAAAAGGCGACGGAACCCCGCGTTTTAACCCTTTCTTTATCCCCAAAATGATAGCCGATATTGCCCCCGGGCATATCTCTATTAAATATGGCCTGCGCGGCCCTAACTTTACTACGGTATCGGCCTGCGCGTCATCAAACAATTCGCTGATAGATGCTTTCAACTACATCCGTTTGGGTAAAGCCAATATGTTTATCAGCGGTGGTAGCGAGGCCATTATTAACGAAGCTGGTATAGGTGGTTTTAACGCCATGCATGCCCTTTCAACCCGTAACGATGATCCTGCAACCGCGTCGAGGCCTTTCGACCTTGACCGCGACGGCTTTGTAGCCGGCGAGGGCGCGGGAACCATTATACTGGAAGAACTGGAGCACGCCAAAGCGCGCGGAGCCAAGATCTATGCCGAAATGATGGGCGGCGGCATGAGTGCCGATGCCTACCACATGACGGCCCCTCATCCCGAGGGTTTGGGCGCGGCACTGGTAATGAAGGCAGCATTGGAAGATGCCGGCATGACACCTGCTGATATCGACTATGTGAACGTACACGGTACATCAACCCCGATAGGCGACCCGCAGGAAGTAAAAGCCATTATGGATGCTTATGGCGAGGAGATCTATCGCATTAACGTAAGCTCTACCAAATCAATGACTGGTCACCTGCTTGGTGCGGCTGGCGCGGTTGAAGCTATAGCGGCTATTATGGCTGTTAAGCACGATATCGTTCCGCCTACCATCAACCACTTTACGGATGATCCGGCGTTTGACCCACGTATTAATTTTACCTTTAACAAAGCACAAAAGCGGGTAGTAAGGGCAGCACAGAGTAATGGGTTTGGGTTTGGCGGGCACAATGCTTCCGTTATCTTCAAAAAATACGAGGACTAA
- a CDS encoding acyl carrier protein: MSDIASRVKAIIVEKLGVDESEVTPEASFTNDLGADSLDTVELIMEFEKEFNVAIPDDQAETIGTVGQAIAYLEKNVK, translated from the coding sequence ATGTCTGATATCGCTTCAAGAGTTAAAGCTATTATCGTAGAAAAATTAGGTGTTGACGAAAGTGAAGTTACACCTGAAGCAAGTTTCACCAACGACTTAGGTGCAGACTCTTTAGACACCGTGGAACTGATCATGGAGTTTGAAAAAGAATTTAACGTGGCTATTCCTGACGATCAGGCAGAAACCATCGGTACTGTTGGCCAGGCCATCGCTTACCTTGAAAAAAACGTTAAATAA
- a CDS encoding IPExxxVDY family protein: protein MNKKVLKFEIDLDFVLIAITSAQKDYRLCYLVNKYLHFNFARVADLEVNIYPTSADAVPFSMYEYFWEASETSFYLIANRGIDGLLIPEMREADYFLMIKNYIDDEDLNNLILGLNKIPEIVAAIKIDPKKIKSRENLLF, encoded by the coding sequence TTGAATAAAAAGGTTTTAAAGTTCGAGATCGACCTTGATTTTGTACTGATCGCTATCACATCGGCTCAAAAAGACTATCGCCTGTGCTATCTTGTAAACAAGTATTTACATTTCAACTTTGCGCGCGTGGCCGACCTGGAGGTGAATATCTACCCTACTTCGGCCGATGCCGTGCCTTTTTCTATGTACGAATACTTTTGGGAAGCCAGCGAAACATCGTTTTACCTGATCGCTAACCGCGGAATTGATGGCCTGCTGATACCCGAAATGCGCGAGGCCGACTATTTTTTAATGATCAAAAACTATATTGATGACGAGGACCTTAATAATTTAATATTAGGTTTAAATAAGATACCCGAAATTGTGGCCGCAATAAAGATTGATCCGAAAAAGATAAAATCACGAGAAAATCTGTTATTTTAG
- the pyk gene encoding pyruvate kinase, which translates to MKLSYNRTKIVATMGPASAKKDVLMSMIKAGVNVCRLNFSHGRPEDHQKTIDIIREINDKYKVNVGILADLQGPKIRIGLVKDGGIHLANGKRINMTTTECIGDDNQIYITYDTFPQDVKAGEIILLDDGKIQMKVIETNKKDLVVCEVVHGGILTSRKGVNLPNTKVSIPSLTEEDLVNLDFALANDVEWIGLSFVRTAEDIVELKRIISRSGKASRVIAKIEKPEAIDNIDSIIEATDGVMVARGDLGVEMPLEEVPLLQKMIARKCRAASKPVIIATQMLESMITTPRPTRAEVNDVANSVLDGADAVMLSGETSVGEFPLIVIETMAKIVRNVEEQGYPFNSIKAPYDKVAAANKLSNAVCESAVHMAGQTDAVGIVSMTFSGYTAFEISSYRPKANTYIFTSNRNLLNALSLVWGVKAFYYDKTESTDKTISDVNNILKKENLVEVGDVVINTAAVPIAKQGKTNMLKVAVID; encoded by the coding sequence ATGAAATTATCTTACAACAGAACTAAAATAGTTGCCACCATGGGTCCGGCGTCTGCCAAAAAAGACGTTTTGATGTCCATGATAAAGGCTGGTGTTAACGTTTGCCGGCTGAATTTTTCGCACGGCCGGCCTGAAGACCACCAGAAAACTATCGACATTATCCGCGAGATAAACGATAAATATAAAGTAAACGTAGGCATCCTGGCCGACTTACAGGGCCCTAAGATCCGTATTGGTTTGGTAAAAGATGGCGGTATCCACCTGGCCAACGGAAAGCGTATTAACATGACCACTACCGAATGTATTGGCGACGATAACCAGATCTATATTACTTACGATACCTTCCCGCAGGATGTAAAAGCCGGCGAAATTATCTTGCTGGATGACGGCAAGATCCAGATGAAAGTGATAGAGACCAACAAAAAAGACCTGGTAGTTTGCGAAGTGGTACACGGCGGTATCTTAACATCGCGTAAAGGTGTTAACCTGCCAAACACTAAAGTATCTATCCCAAGCTTAACCGAGGAAGATCTGGTGAACCTTGATTTCGCTTTGGCTAACGATGTGGAATGGATCGGTTTATCTTTTGTGCGTACCGCCGAGGATATTGTTGAACTAAAACGCATCATCAGCCGTAGCGGCAAGGCATCACGCGTGATAGCCAAGATAGAAAAGCCCGAGGCTATTGATAATATCGACAGCATTATTGAAGCTACCGACGGTGTGATGGTAGCCCGTGGCGACCTGGGTGTGGAAATGCCTTTGGAAGAAGTGCCATTGCTGCAAAAAATGATTGCCCGCAAATGCCGTGCGGCATCTAAACCGGTAATTATTGCTACGCAGATGCTGGAAAGCATGATCACTACCCCGCGCCCAACCCGTGCCGAGGTGAACGACGTAGCCAACTCGGTACTTGACGGCGCCGACGCAGTGATGCTGAGCGGCGAAACATCAGTTGGCGAGTTCCCGCTGATCGTTATCGAAACTATGGCCAAGATCGTTCGTAATGTGGAAGAGCAGGGTTACCCCTTCAACTCAATTAAAGCGCCTTATGATAAAGTTGCAGCCGCCAATAAACTCAGCAACGCGGTTTGCGAATCGGCGGTGCATATGGCTGGGCAAACCGATGCCGTGGGTATTGTATCCATGACTTTCTCGGGCTATACCGCCTTTGAAATTTCGAGCTACCGCCCTAAGGCCAATACCTACATCTTTACATCGAACAGGAACCTGCTGAACGCTTTAAGCCTGGTTTGGGGGGTAAAGGCTTTCTATTACGATAAAACCGAGAGCACCGATAAAACCATCAGCGATGTAAACAACATCCTGAAAAAGGAAAACCTGGTTGAGGTTGGCGACGTGGTAATTAATACAGCCGCCGTACCAATTGCTAAGCAAGGCAAAACCAATATGCTGAAGGTTGCCGTAATTGATTAA
- a CDS encoding 3-hydroxyacyl-CoA dehydrogenase family protein yields the protein MPGSMTEEQIVPADIEVGVVGIGLMGSSIIVSLLVSGHQVKAIAPIPEDFEQAEARIAGLLDICAQADLLKYDIAYYTSRLEISMDYSTLANCHLVLECVIEDIDIKTTVYHAITDVVGHDAIIASNTSAIPISTLQQLVAIPGRFLGVHYAEPAFATRFMEITCGADTDEAKANWVFRLAHHWGKEPTLLRKDIKGFITNRLMYAVYREIFHLMDEGRASMDDADKVFRYDVGSWITLMGIFRRMDFTGVGDQIEIFKKTFPGLSNTDEVPEVMQKIVEENGRGIQNLQGLYAYSPEEAKKWEETFSQFNTEIFNLAAQYPYGEAPVNACAVNKVSSR from the coding sequence ATGCCAGGCAGCATGACAGAAGAACAGATAGTTCCGGCTGATATTGAAGTGGGCGTAGTGGGCATCGGGCTGATGGGCAGCAGCATTATTGTATCGCTGCTGGTATCCGGGCACCAAGTAAAAGCCATAGCGCCAATACCTGAAGATTTTGAACAGGCCGAAGCCCGCATTGCCGGCCTGTTGGATATTTGCGCCCAGGCCGATCTGCTGAAATATGATATCGCTTACTATACCAGCCGGCTGGAGATCAGCATGGATTACAGCACGCTGGCCAATTGCCATTTGGTTTTGGAGTGCGTGATCGAGGACATTGATATCAAAACCACCGTTTACCATGCCATTACCGATGTGGTGGGGCACGATGCCATTATTGCCAGCAATACTTCGGCAATACCCATCAGCACCCTGCAGCAACTGGTTGCCATACCAGGGCGCTTTTTAGGCGTGCACTATGCCGAGCCGGCCTTTGCTACCCGCTTTATGGAGATCACCTGCGGCGCAGATACCGATGAGGCTAAGGCTAACTGGGTGTTCCGGCTGGCGCACCATTGGGGTAAGGAACCTACCTTATTACGTAAGGATATCAAAGGCTTTATCACCAACAGGCTGATGTATGCCGTTTACCGCGAGATCTTCCACCTGATGGACGAGGGACGGGCAAGCATGGACGATGCCGATAAAGTATTCCGTTACGATGTCGGCTCATGGATCACGCTGATGGGCATCTTCCGCCGGATGGATTTTACCGGCGTTGGTGATCAGATCGAGATCTTTAAAAAGACATTTCCCGGTCTGTCCAATACCGATGAAGTGCCCGAAGTAATGCAAAAGATAGTGGAGGAAAATGGCCGCGGCATCCAAAACCTGCAGGGCTTATATGCCTACAGTCCCGAGGAGGCTAAGAAGTGGGAGGAGACGTTCAGCCAGTTTAATACCGAAATATTTAACCTGGCTGCGCAGTATCCGTATGGCGAAGCGCCGGTTAATGCATGCGCCGTTAATAAAGTATCGTCGCGGTAA
- a CDS encoding sialidase family protein: MRNRNEGSDMNRRRFITLAGLATTIGLAPKTIKASGLEDNHPVQPKATDLLNRQDPLPVNKIAEVLENKIICVESGRFPGAGTAYSLDTNGHAVAKQAVMEPNRYLGWPTVIKTDTGRLMVVFSGDRDSHVCPYGKTQVITSDDNGKTWSAPSIINNTALDDRDAGITQTKKGTLVLSWFTSLAFEDPKRGATYAKYARIGEKIPAETKKELLGNWTRRSEDGGKTWLKPMSRTTGTAPHGPIALKNGNLIYVSTREGSNPGIIVESSTDDGRSWKVISEIKKPDGGDYSFVEPHVVELKSGKLIAMIRNEPKDREKCFLLQSESTDGGKTWSQMKSTGIWGYPPHLKQLKNGWLLVVYGVRRAPFGERACISKDEGKTWEYQDEITLCLADSQDLGYPSSTQLDDGSILTVYYQAPKIGEPACLMSTHWKLK, translated from the coding sequence ATGCGGAATAGAAACGAGGGATCAGACATGAACAGGCGCAGGTTTATTACCCTGGCCGGCTTGGCTACAACCATTGGGCTTGCACCAAAAACTATAAAGGCTTCGGGTTTGGAGGATAACCATCCGGTTCAGCCAAAAGCAACAGACCTGCTAAACCGGCAGGATCCATTGCCGGTAAACAAGATAGCCGAGGTGCTGGAGAATAAAATTATCTGCGTTGAATCCGGGCGTTTTCCCGGTGCCGGCACAGCTTATAGTTTAGATACCAATGGCCACGCGGTAGCGAAGCAAGCCGTAATGGAACCCAACCGCTACTTAGGCTGGCCTACGGTGATAAAAACAGATACAGGCCGCCTGATGGTGGTATTCTCCGGCGATCGCGATTCGCACGTGTGCCCCTACGGCAAAACGCAGGTCATTACATCGGATGATAACGGCAAGACCTGGTCGGCTCCATCTATCATTAACAATACCGCGCTTGATGACCGTGATGCCGGTATCACCCAAACTAAAAAGGGTACGCTGGTGCTCAGCTGGTTTACCTCGCTGGCCTTTGAAGACCCTAAGCGTGGGGCAACCTATGCCAAATACGCCCGCATCGGCGAAAAGATCCCCGCTGAAACCAAAAAGGAATTACTGGGCAACTGGACACGCCGATCGGAAGATGGTGGCAAAACCTGGTTAAAGCCCATGAGCCGTACAACCGGTACCGCTCCGCACGGCCCGATCGCCCTTAAAAATGGCAACCTGATTTATGTAAGCACCCGCGAGGGCAGCAACCCCGGCATCATCGTTGAAAGCTCAACAGATGACGGCCGTAGCTGGAAGGTGATCAGCGAAATTAAGAAGCCCGATGGTGGCGACTATTCCTTTGTCGAGCCGCATGTGGTTGAACTAAAGTCGGGCAAATTGATCGCCATGATCCGCAACGAACCTAAGGACCGCGAAAAATGCTTCCTGCTGCAATCTGAAAGTACCGACGGTGGCAAAACCTGGTCGCAGATGAAGAGTACCGGTATTTGGGGATATCCGCCGCATTTAAAGCAACTGAAGAATGGCTGGCTGCTGGTGGTATACGGCGTACGCCGGGCGCCCTTTGGTGAGCGTGCCTGCATCAGTAAGGATGAAGGCAAAACCTGGGAGTACCAGGATGAAATAACCCTATGCCTTGCCGATAGCCAGGATCTGGGTTACCCGTCGAGCACGCAACTGGATGACGGTTCTATCCTCACCGTTTATTACCAGGCCCCCAAAATTGGCGAACCGGCCTGCCTGATGAGCACCCATTGGAAACTAAAATAA